A window of Bacillus sp. BGMRC 2118 genomic DNA:
AAAAGCAATGGACAATTTGTTCATTGCTTTTTCATTTAATTAGGATGATTTCATATACACTGTTGCTTTCTAGTAATAATCCCAAAAGCCGGATTTTTACCTAGTACCTAGATACTTCTATACAGAAAGAGAGTTGCTCTTTTCTAATCCAACCTCAATTTGCTAGTAAAGCTGGTTGTACACTCAGAATAATTGAACCAATAGCAACAAGTTTTAAAAAGAGCCTTTAATTACTATCTATAAATCCTTTTATCAAAGAGAACAATAAACCAGTACTTCAATGAAGAAAGAGGGGGAACGAAAAAATGAAAATTTACGTGTTGCATTCCAGTATGTTTGGTCATACAGAGGTTCTAGGTACTGCCGTTGCGGATGGTGCTCGTGAAGTACAAGGAGCAGAAGTAATTTATAAATCAGTTGACGATATAGAGCCGGAAGAGCTTAATGAAGCTGCAGGCATTATTTGGGGCTCTGGAGGAGTATTTGGTGAACCTAATGTGAAGATGTCAACCTTCTTTTCAAAGTTAGGTTATGCATGGTTCACAGGTGCCTTGCAAGGAAAGGTTGGCGGTGTATTTGCAACGACGACTACCCAACATGGTGGCGTTGAGAACGTTTGTCGTGCCTTGCAAACACCGATGTTTCATCATGGAATGATTGTTGTTTCAAATACAGGAGCAATTACTCCCGAGAGATCTCAGTATGGTTGTCCTTATGGTGCGGTAGCAGTGGTTCCGACTGAGGAATCAAAAGAAGCTCCAATGAACAAACCAAACGATACAGAAATGCAACTGGCAAGAGAATATGGAAAATTAGTTGCAGAGACAGCAGTAAAACTATATAAATAAACAATAAAAAGTAACACAGTTGCTGCTGTGTTACTTTTTGGTTGTTTTCGTATAGATTGCTTTGCTTAAAGATCTCCAAAAAATTGAATTACTAGCAACAAAGTTTTAGAAACAAGTCTACTTTTTCAATAATACATTCTCTAAATAGAAAATTAAGGCATCCACTTGACCGTCAATGTCCATGATAGATTTACCGCCAAAGCAATGATACAAAAGGAGACCATCTTGAACATTTAATACAAAGTCGGTTATTGCAGTGATGGATTGACGTGGATGAAATTCTCCTCGCCTTACTCCTTCTTCAAGAAGCTCATTATATAATTTACGCCATTTTATAGAACGGTTTAAAATATAGGACAATCGCTCTTCGTCACGCCATCCATTTACACTGTACTCAAATTGCACAGCTCCGAAGTTGGGTATTGATATATTTCGATAGCCTTCAACAATCTCTAAAATAGCATTCCAGATGGGGACGTCTGATTGAATGATATCCCGTAATGTATGGAGGTTTTCTTGATCTCCAAGATCTACAATTTCACGATACATTTCCTCTGTGCTTGAAAAGTATTGATACACTCCGCCACGACTTAATCCACTTTTATCAACGATGTCCTTCATCGTCGTTGACTCAAATCCCTTTTCAATAAATACTTCACGAGCAACTTGCAAAAGTTCTAACTTACGATTTTCTTTATATTCCTCCGTCACTTTCGGTGACATGATGACCCCTACTTTCAACACTTCTTTTTGAGATGAGCATTGTTGTACCTAAACAGATAAGTAATACACCTGCTAGAACGAACGTTTGAATAACACCAATTGTTTGTGATAACACTCCGCCTAGACCCATCCCGATAAAAGAAGATATGGTTGTGATACTTCCAATTGTACCAAAAACTCGGCCCGTTTTAGAAACAGGAACTTGCTTTTGTACACTAATTTGAAATGGAATGGCAGTAAGCCCAAATGAAGCACCAGCTATAAAGCATAGAAGAGGGAATAGCAGATAAATGAAGGTAATATCTAGCCTTGTCATGAGTGCAGCTAGCGCAAAGGCACCTCCAACTCCGATTCCACCAAGTGAAGTTGTGACTAACACGTTTGGTAACTTAGTTTTTGTAAGAACAGCAGAAGAGACAAACATTCCAACACCACTGGCAGCCATCGCATATCCAACGAGAGTGGTAGGCTCTTCAAAAATCAAGCGGGCTAATACCATAAACTGAGTATCAGCAATTTGCAGGACTAAAAGAGAAGCACTAAATAAAAACAAACTAGTTAAAAGTATAGGAAAACCTTTTAATATCTCAAAGCCTTCTTTCATCGTGCTAGAAATCTCTTGTAAGGATAACTTAGACTTTTGCAGGGTGTCACTTGCCGAATGGACAACTGTTTTAGGTACGCCAATTAGAAATAAAGCAGACAATACGAAACTAATTGCATCAAGGAAGAATGCCCACTGAACACCTACAGACGCTACTAACAGTCCGCTAATTGTTGGTCCTATAACTTTAGCGCCGTTATCAATCATACCACTGATACCAGTGGCCATCTGAATATCATCTGTATCTACAATTTCTTTTAGCTTTCCGTTTTTTGCTGGCATAAAAAACGCTACAAAGATACTTTTTAGCGTAATGAGTACGTAAACCTGCCAAAGTGAAGTAGAGAATGCGACACCTAGAACCGCAACAGCACTCAATATATCGGAAATGATCATAATCTTTTTTCGATCAAATTTGTCTGCAACGCTTCCCGCTATCGGTCCCACCACGATCATTGGCCCTGCAAAGCAGAGCGTTAAGGCAGATACGGCAATGGGAGAGGCGTTCCACTTAATTGCTACTAATGTCATTACGGCTAAAATATCAAGCCAATCCCCTAAGGATGATACGATTTGTGAAGAAATTAACCATAGATAAGATTTATTCTTTAATAAAGCTGATTGTTGTTTCGTTTTCATCGAATAAAACCTCCTTTAAATTTTAAAACTGACACCTGTGTCGTTATTATAAACCGACACGAGTGTCAGTTTCAATACCTTTTTCAAAAAATAGGCCAAAAAATTATAAGGACAAAATAGGCTTATCTTTGACGTTTAGCGCATACATTTTTTATAGGGAGGGATCAGCTTGGCAAAGTTTCGTGGAATTGGCCCGCCAAAAGTAAAAAAGGGAAAAGGACCATTGCCTTTTCGGTATGTGTTTTTGTTATCTATCGTGATGTTTATGTTTTCAACTGCAGTCGGTCTTATTGTAGTCAATGAGGGAATTGAACCGGTACTACAGGATTTTGCAAATAATGAAACAAAGAGAGTGGCAACATTAGCAATAAATAAAGCAGTTAATCAAAAGGTTGCAGAAGGGTTAGACGTTAGAGAGCTTTTCATAACAAAAGAAAATACAAGTCAAGAGATTACAATGGTGAATGTAGATAACGCAATGGTAGCTAAAGTTCAATCAGAAACTACAACAGCTGTACAAAAATATCTGAAATTAGCTGAGGAAGGAAAAATTGAACAACTAGAAGTCTTAACAGAAATTGAAATTGAGAAGAGTCGAGATTCGGTTGAACAAGGGATTATTAGAGAGATACCATTAGGTCAAGCAACAAATATGGCTATTTTAGGTAACCTAGGACCCAAAGTACCGATAAGCTTCACAACTGTTGGACAAGTGGAATCTGACGTTATTCATAAAATAGAAGAGTTCGGAATAAATAACTTTCGTATACTAGTTCTCGTGAAAATTGAGGTAAGTGTTCAAGTCATTGTTCCTTTTTCAACTAAAATTACAACAGTGAAGAATACCATACCAATTGGTGATGTTATATTACCTGGTAAAGTACCGGAATTCTACAACGGTTCTAGTGGAGATGGAGTAAGTCCGTCAATAGAGATATCACCATGATTTTATGGTAAGAGAGGCGATTGATATATAGCGCCTCTTTTTTTGTACGTAAATTTTTGATAGGCAAATAGGAATTAGGAAAAAGTAAACGTACCTATATTTACAGGAGGAACTCATGAAGCAATCATTCACTATACATTGTCAAAACGAATATGACAAACTGAAAACCGTGATTGTTTGTCCACCGTTAAGCTTATCTGAAGGAAAGTCATTATACTCCATAAATGGTGAATCACATAAAGTTAGTATTAATCTTGATAAAGCCATGTCACAACATGGGGAGTTTACAAGAGTACTGAAGGAACAAGGCATTGAAGTTTTGTACCTTCCAAGTATTAAGCAATTTACAGAAGGTGTTTTTACGAGAGATGTGGCGTTTACTCTTGGTGAGGAAATTTTCATTTCACACATGGCACATCCACCGAGAACAGGTGAGGAAGAAATCCTGATGAACGTGTTAAATGAAAGAGGTATCCACCATCACGACTTAATGAGAGATCATATTGAAGGAGGGGATGTTCTAATTGATGGATCCACGATTTATGTCGGCATCAGTAATCGTACGTCTCAGCAGTCAGTAGACCATTTACAAAAGCTCTTGCCTCACTATGAAGTTATTTCGTTACCGTTTAGTGATGAATTTCTTCACTTGGATTGTTTATTCAATATCATTTCTCCGAAGGAAGCAATCCTCTATCCTGGTGAATTTGATTCGGAAAAGGAAAGCTTGCTAAGAGAACGATACGATATGATTGAAGTATCCTCTGATGAACAAAGAACACTTGGTGTGAACATACTCTCCATCGGTGAGAAGAAAGTAATTAGCCAGCCGATGAATGAGCAAGTGAATGAACAACTCCGTGAAAGAGGGTATGATGTGATACTAATTGACTTCTCAGAAATTATTAAAGCAGGTGGAGCTTTCCGGTGCTGTTCACTGCCTCTTTTAAGAGAAAAAAAATAAGCAGGTAAAAGCACCTGCTTACTCTTCCTTTTCTGATTCTGCTGCTCCATCTTCTACAATTGTTAGAAGTTCACTCCAAAAAAAACTTCCTTCCGCAATAGACTCACATTCATTTATCTCAGCACTGTTTTCGAGTTGCTGCTCATCCTTTTTCATGGTTTCCTCCTAGGCAAGTACATGTTATGGTTCTAGCGTTTTCAGTTTTAGATGATAATATACGACTCAGGCGAGGTAAAGAAACGTCTAATGCTTCATCCAGTATTATCTTTTGTATACGATGATCTTCAATAACATTATGTAGCACGTCAGGCTCTACCCAAACTCGAGCAGCAGATTCGTCAGTTTCCTGAAAGGGGAGGATGTGTTCAATATCCATTCTGTAATAAACTTGATACCCAACGAGAGGGTATTTTCCATCTGGATTAAAAAGTGGATTTTCTTTATGACTCACTTCAATATATCCAAGCAACATCACTTTTCCAGTTACATATGCTTCTTCCATTGCTTCACGATAAAAAGCATCTTCAGGAGCCTCACCTTTTTCAATATGTCCTCCTGGTACATTGAATCCTCTATCTTTAATTTTAACTAACAGTATTTTTCCTTCATAAAAACAATAGCCATGCACACTCGTAATCAATGCTTCATTAGGTAAATTCTTATACGGCCGCCAAATTAATTGAACAATGTTTCCATCCCAGTTTACAGTTGTGCTAGCTTGACTCATAACAACACCTCCTCCTTTTATTTAGATATTCGTTTTTGACTAAGGATTTCCTATTGTAGTATTTGGATAAATATGTATGAAATGTGAAACCTTTGCAATTTTTAATCGTAAAAGAAGGAGGGGGGATTAGTGATGAAGAATATAGGAATTGTACTAGGAACAATTGTAGTAAAAAGTGCACTACTATGGTATATCTCTCAACTATTAGATTGGAAGTTCATTGACTTTGCCTTTTTAGGAGGAGTTGCTTTATTTGGATTGTGTTGGTTTTTCCAAATGAATGCAGTGAAAATGAGAAATGAAAATAGCTCATATTCAAGAGGAATGTACAGAAACGATGACCAAGGTGTGGAAGTATTTCGCTTTCAGTTAAATCCTGTATTAACAGGAATGATTCTTTATATCTTGTTAAGTGGGATTAGTACATTTGTTTACTATATAGAATATTTTTAGTGGAGTACATAGAATGGAGAAATGCTACATATGATGAAGCTCAGTTTAATGAAGAACGTTGTTCAGACAGTTGGATCTGACTGGAAAAGTAATCTTGCAGAAGAAATAATAAACTACTGGGATTATGAGTTGGATTCTGTCTATTACTGGAGAGCAAGTGCTAACTTTATCTTCGTTTGCAACACAAAAGGAAAACGTGCCTTTTTACGGTTTAATTCAGTCGATGAAAGATCTAGGGA
This region includes:
- the yunB gene encoding sporulation protein YunB is translated as MAKFRGIGPPKVKKGKGPLPFRYVFLLSIVMFMFSTAVGLIVVNEGIEPVLQDFANNETKRVATLAINKAVNQKVAEGLDVRELFITKENTSQEITMVNVDNAMVAKVQSETTTAVQKYLKLAEEGKIEQLEVLTEIEIEKSRDSVEQGIIREIPLGQATNMAILGNLGPKVPISFTTVGQVESDVIHKIEEFGINNFRILVLVKIEVSVQVIVPFSTKITTVKNTIPIGDVILPGKVPEFYNGSSGDGVSPSIEISP
- a CDS encoding flavodoxin family protein, translating into MKIYVLHSSMFGHTEVLGTAVADGAREVQGAEVIYKSVDDIEPEELNEAAGIIWGSGGVFGEPNVKMSTFFSKLGYAWFTGALQGKVGGVFATTTTQHGGVENVCRALQTPMFHHGMIVVSNTGAITPERSQYGCPYGAVAVVPTEESKEAPMNKPNDTEMQLAREYGKLVAETAVKLYK
- a CDS encoding NUDIX domain-containing protein, which produces MSQASTTVNWDGNIVQLIWRPYKNLPNEALITSVHGYCFYEGKILLVKIKDRGFNVPGGHIEKGEAPEDAFYREAMEEAYVTGKVMLLGYIEVSHKENPLFNPDGKYPLVGYQVYYRMDIEHILPFQETDESAARVWVEPDVLHNVIEDHRIQKIILDEALDVSLPRLSRILSSKTENARTITCTCLGGNHEKG
- a CDS encoding TetR/AcrR family transcriptional regulator; protein product: MSPKVTEEYKENRKLELLQVAREVFIEKGFESTTMKDIVDKSGLSRGGVYQYFSSTEEMYREIVDLGDQENLHTLRDIIQSDVPIWNAILEIVEGYRNISIPNFGAVQFEYSVNGWRDEERLSYILNRSIKWRKLYNELLEEGVRRGEFHPRQSITAITDFVLNVQDGLLLYHCFGGKSIMDIDGQVDALIFYLENVLLKK
- a CDS encoding MFS transporter yields the protein MKTKQQSALLKNKSYLWLISSQIVSSLGDWLDILAVMTLVAIKWNASPIAVSALTLCFAGPMIVVGPIAGSVADKFDRKKIMIISDILSAVAVLGVAFSTSLWQVYVLITLKSIFVAFFMPAKNGKLKEIVDTDDIQMATGISGMIDNGAKVIGPTISGLLVASVGVQWAFFLDAISFVLSALFLIGVPKTVVHSASDTLQKSKLSLQEISSTMKEGFEILKGFPILLTSLFLFSASLLVLQIADTQFMVLARLIFEEPTTLVGYAMAASGVGMFVSSAVLTKTKLPNVLVTTSLGGIGVGGAFALAALMTRLDITFIYLLFPLLCFIAGASFGLTAIPFQISVQKQVPVSKTGRVFGTIGSITTISSFIGMGLGGVLSQTIGVIQTFVLAGVLLICLGTTMLISKRSVESRGHHVTESDGGI